The following DNA comes from Alienimonas californiensis.
TCCGGCTCGATCAGCGGGAGATAATACTCCACCGCGTGATCGCTCAGGCGGCCGCCGAGGCCGTTGCGGCCGAGGAGGTTGGGGATGGGGTCGTCGCCGTGGGTCAGGAACGTCCATTTGCCGACCGCCAAGTTCGTCTCGGCGGCGTTGGGGGCGCCCAGCAGGACGCAGGCGACGTGGGCGTTGGAGAGCCCCCGCCGTTGGCGGTTCGTCAGGATCGCGTGCAGTTGGGCGCCGCCCTGGGAGTGGGCGATCACGGTGATCGGCCGCGGCTCGTCCAGTTTCGAGCGAAGCTCCTTTTCAATCCCGACGTTTAGATCGGCCATGTTCAGCAGCGTTTCGCAGGCGTCGCCGACGCAGCCGTTCGTCTGGTTGTGCCAGACCAGCACCACCGCCCCGAGGCGGTCGGCCAGCGCCTGCCCGGTTTGCAGGGCGCGGTCCTCGTCGGTCATCGCCCCGTTGAGAAGGACGATCGGGGATCGCGTGTAGCGAATCGGGATCGGCCGGCCGTCGGCGTCCACCCCGGGCCGGACCGCGGTGAAGCCGCGTTCCCGCAGCGGCGTCGCCCAGTCGACCAGCATGTAGAGGTCGAGGACCTCGTTGCGGGTCAGCGCCCGCAGCGGGCTGTGCACGTCCGTCGGGTCCAGCCCGGCCCGCAGTTCGCGACGGGCCCGCTCCGGGTCGATCGGCAGCGTGGCGAAGTACCGGACCGGCACGTCGGCCAGCCGTTCGACCCGGCGCAGCGCGCACTCCGCGTGCGTCTCCACCCGCTCAGCGGCCTGTTCGATCTCGAGACGGGCCGGCTGGACGAAGCGGTCGTCGACGGCCCGGCCGCGATCGCGGATCTGTTCGACTGTTGCGGCGAGCGTCGCCTCGGCCTGCTCCAACCCGTCGTCCGCCCGCACGGTCTCCGGCGCGACAGCGCCGACGAACAGCGCCACGGCGAACGTGGCCGCGACGCCGGTGCGGACGGGACGAGGCGGCCGCGAGCGTCGGCGATCCATCGGGCCGGGGGCGTTGGGGGGAGCGGGGCGGGTTGCATCGTACCGGGGCGCAGGTCCAATCCGGAGACGCCGCTTTCACCCCGTGCCCGGATCGCCCCGATGCTCGCCGTCCTGCCCCCGCTGCTGCTCGCCGGTTTGCTGGCCGCCCCGCCGACGGAACCCGCCGTTGATGTGTCGGCCGCCCGGACCGCCGCCGAACTCGACGCGTTCTGGGCCGAGGCCGCCCGCACGGTCCGCAATGGGGACGCCGCCGGCTACACAGCCCTCTACCACCCGGACGCCGTGTTCGTCAGCGACGTGAAGGGCACGGTCGCCCCGATCGCGGAGCAGTTGGAGAAGTGGAACCCCGGCTTCGAGGAGACGAAAGCCGGCGAAACGGTCGCGGAGGTGTCGTTTCGCTTCACCCAACGCCTGCACGGCCCCACGACCGCCCACGAGACGGGGCTGTTCCGATACGTCTCCCATGCTCCCGGGGCGACGGGCGAGCCGGCGTTCGTGCGGTTCGAGGCCCTGCTGGTCCGCGGCCCGGACGGCTGGCGGTGGGTGATGGAACGCCAGCTCGGGGTCGTCACGGAGCGGGAGTGGGAGGCGGCGAGGGCGGCCGCGGAGACCCTGCGTAGATGAGGTGAGAAACCGGTGGGCGGAAGCAGGAAGGCTGGGGCGATTTTTCGGGATTGACAGAGTGGGGCAGTTCCATCGGTTGCGATGAGGTTGCGGGGCACGTACCGTCCCCCGCTTCGCCGCCGGAGCGGCGTCCGCAAGTCCGACGGAAGTGCGACTCGCGGCCCGCCCCCCGGCATCTCCCAGGTACGCACATCCCGGTTCTCAAAGGCCGGAGCGCTTTCCGCGTACCTTCCCAAGACCCCGGAGAGACATGACGATTCGCCCCCTCCTCGGTTCCGCCCTCGGCCTCGCCGCGGCTCTCGTCGCGGCCCCGATCGCCTCCGCCCAGTTGCCGCAAGGCGTTGTGCTGAACCCCGGCGAGCGCCTCGTGACGCCGCAGGCTCAGTCCACGGCTCGCATCCAGCAACCGGTCCGCGTTCAGCAGCCGACGCGCTACGCCGCCCCGCAGTACGGCATTCAACAGGCCGGCGGCATCCAGCAGGCCGGCGGCGTGCAGTACGCGGCCCCGAACCGCTACGTCACGCCGACTCAGTACTCGGCGCCGGCGCCGCAGCAGGGTTCAATGGTCGGCGGCAGCGATCAGGCCCGGGCCCAGCAGGAGGCGAACATGATGGCCTCCCGCGGCATCCGCGGGCACGTCGGCGGCACGATCGGCGCCTTCGAGGGCGTCGGCTGGTCCTCCGGCGGCACGCCCAACACCTGCACCCCGAGCCGTCCGATGCGGCTCACCGCCGACGCCATCGCCCGCGGCCCCGGCGGCGTGTACCGCGTCCGCGCCTGGCGCTGAGGAACCGGCAGGGCGTCGCCCTACTTCCCCCCTCTCCCTTGAGGGAGAGGGGTCGGGGGTGAGGGTGGCGCACGGTTCCTACGTCTCCGCTCTCTGCGGTGACGAACCCGGCGATGCACGAGCAGACGGACCGTCAGCGGCATGCGGGGGTCACTGCCCCCTCACCCCCGGCCCCTCTCCCCCAAAAGGGGGCGAGGGGGGACGCGTTGCCTGCGGAACCCACCACGCAAACGCCCCGGCGGTCCCGCGAAACTCGCGGGACCGCCGGGGCGGCGTGCGTTCGGGCTCCGCCGCAGCGGCTTACCACTCCAGACCCAGCGTGAGGTTGAAGCCGGTGAAGCCGACGTTGCCCTCCGCCGAACCGGGGCTGCCCACGCCGCCCCAGACGTGGCCCTCGTAGGCCAACTGGGTGAAGAACAGCGTGTTGGGGTTCACCCAGGCGCTCCATTCGCCGCCGACCTGCAACTCGCCGGTCGGCACGAAGTCGTTGCGGGTGGAGGAGCCGGTGAGGACCTGGCCGCCCTGGCTGACGCGGGCGTCGGTTTCGTTCTCGCCGGCCAGCAGCGAGATGCGGCCGGCGCTGACGAAGGCGAAGCCGCTGTTGCCGATCGGGCGGCGGGCCTCGGCGAAGCCGGTCAGGCCGGCGCCGTGGAACGCCATGGAGCTGCTAGCCTCGCCGGCGTTCCGGCCGACCACCGTGGCGGAGTATTCCTGATCCAGCCGGGCGAACCGCAGGCCGCCGCCGGTGTTCAGCAGCCAGTTGCCGGCCCGCAGGCGGCGGGTGGCGTCGACGTCGAAGTTCGAGAACTGCACTTCGCTCTCCGTCATCAGCACGTTGCCGGCGCCGGCCGTCACCACGCCGGAGGGGGAGTTGGTGTCCAGGGCGAACAGCGCCGGGATCGCGGCGCTGGTCACGCCGGGGGCGGCGTTCACGGTCGTGCCGGCGAACTCCTGGCGGTCGGAATCCGCTTCCAGCCCGCTCCAGGTCACCCGCAAACCGACGGCGTCCGGGCGGATCAGCTCCGCATAGATGCGGGAGCCGGAGGCCAGATCGAAGTCGAAGTCCTGCCGCATGCTGGCGACGCCCTGGCCGGTGGGGGTGCGGGTGACCGCGGCGGTGGCGTCGCCCTGGTGGGGGCGGAGGAAGAGGAAGGCGTACCCGGCGCTGAGGCCGCAGGCCTGCTTGGCGGTGGCGTTCGTGTAGAACTTGCCGCACCGGCCGAACTTATTGCACACCACCGGCCCGCCGCAGGCCAGATCGCCCTCGCAGGTCGGGTCACAGGTGGCGGGCGTGCAGCCCGTGGTTCCGCAGGAGCCGCAGACGTCGTTGTACAGCCCGGCGCCGTAGCCGCCGCCGTACCCGCCGCTCACGCCGGAGTCGTAGATCACCCGGCCGTAGGGGCTGCCGGCGTCGCAGCCGACGTCGCAAGCTCCGTCGCAGACGCTGTCGGAGACGATCGGGCCGGCGTAGGTGGGGTCGTCGAAGACGTACCCCCCGCCGCCGGGCGACGGGTATTGGGTGGATCGCATCACCGGATAGGACTCCGCGACCATCTCCCCGCCGGTCATGGGATAGCCCGCCCCGGGGCCGCCCATTACGGGACCGCCCATCGGGCCGCCGACGAAATCTCCGCCGGCGGAAGCGGTTCGGTACGCGGTGTGCATCTGAGGATCGACGTGCCCGCCGCCCCCTGCACCGCCATCCAGCACGATCGCCTCCCCGGCGGGGACGGCGTACTGCTGGGCGAACGCGTGCGGAGCGGCGCAGAGGGCCGCCCCGGACAACAGGGCGGTCGTCAGCGAGCGGGCGACGGTGGGCATCGGAGCAGACTCCGGCCGGGAGGCGCGGCGGGCCGCGGACGATGCGGCGGGGACCCGGGGCTCGACCCCCGACCGTCCCGCTGCGAACAGCGGGAACGAATCGGGAACCGGGCGCGAATGGATCGCCGCGGCGAACGTCCGCGAGGCGTGCGGCCTCGGGCGTGAACGGATTGAAACAGGGTGCTTTGGAGAGCGGCAGGGGGTGTAGGTCCGCCGGTGCGCGGCCGTCAAGAACACTTCGCGCCCTGATTTTGCGCACGCGAATCCGGTCCCTTTCGGGCCGCGGCGGGCCTTTGGCTCAAGGTTCGGTTCGCGGACGCAATCCCGGTTCGATGCGGGGGCGTCGCTGGGGATCGACCCGATGGAGGCCCGGCGGCGGGGGTTCATACTGGGCCGTCCGCCCCGCTTCGCCCCCGTCGTGTCATGCCGCTCGCTCCGACCGCCCCGCTGCTCGCCGCCCTGTTGACGCCGGGACTGCTATTTCAGGACGCCGTCGTCCCCCCCGCCGCCCCGCCGGCGCCCGCGGACGCCCCGGCTGAAACCACGGCGGAGCCGGCGGACGAGCACGGCACGATCAAACTCCCCCCCACCGGCGGGGAACGCCGCACCGCGGACCGGGCCGATCTGGAACAGGCGGAGAAAATTATCATCGACCTCACCAACGAGTTCCGCAAGAAGAACGATTTAAAGCCCGTGACCCGCGACGAAACGCTCGCGGAGGCGGCGGAGAAGTTCGGGGCGTATCTCGCGCAGCAGGGCGTGTTCGGGCACCGGGCCGGCGGGACCAAGCCGTCGGAGCGGGTCACGGCGGCCGGCTACGACTACTGCACCGTGCGGGAGAACCTCGCCTACCACTTCGACACCTTCGGCTTCAAAGCGGAGAAGCTGGCGAACGAATCCGTCACCGGCTGGATTAATTCCCCCGGCCACCGGGCCAACCTGCTCGCCGAGGACGTGACCGAGACCGGCGTCGGCGTGGTGCACGACGCGGAAAGCGGCCGGTATTTCTCCGTGCAGCTGTTCGCCCTGCCGGCGAGCGCCGCCGTGCAATTCGAAGTCGAGAACCGCACCGGGGCGCCGCAGACGTATCGAGTGGGGGATCGAGAATATACGCTCCCCCCGCGCTACGTGCAGACGCATAAAAGCTGCTCCCCCGGCGCCGTGAAGGTCGTGTTGAACCCCGCCCCGCCGTCCGCCGCGACGGGGACCGAGGGCGAGAACGCCGACGCCGCGTCCGGGCCGACGTTGGAGTTGTCCTCCGGTCAGGTGTTAATCCTGCGGTCCGGCCCGGACGGCGGCGTGGACCCGGAGGTCTGGACTCCCCCGGCGGAGGAGACTGAGGAAACGAACGGGACGACGCCCCGCTGACGCGGTTTTTCTCCCCTCTCCCTCAGGGAGAGGGGCCGGGGGTGAGGGTGAGGCACGGTTCCTACGTCCCCGCTCTCTGCGGTGACGAACCGGTCGACGGGCGAGCAGGCGGACCGTGAACGGCGATCGGGCATCACTGCCCCCTCACCCCCGACCCCTCTCCCCCAAAAGGGGGCGAGGGGGGACGCGAGAGCGGGAGTTTGAGCGTCGGTCGGCTCGCTCTTCCCCCCTCTCCCTCGAGGGAGAGGGGCCGGGGGTGAGGGTGAGGCGTGGTTCGCCGGTCCCCGCTCTTCGCAGTGACGCACCGGACGACGGACGAGCCGGCGGACGGTGAACAGGGTTCGGGAGTCGCCGCCCCCTCACCCCCGACCCCTCTCCCCCAAAGGGGGGCGAGGGGGGCACAGGTCAGCCAAGCCTGAGATTGGTTCGCCTCGCTCTTCCCCCCTCTCCCCGAAAAGGGCGGCGAGGGGAGACGGAACCCTCACCGGCCCTGCGGGCGGCGTTTCGGGCGGTCTTTGTCTGAGGGGGCGTTCGGGGCGTAGTCGGTCGGCAGGCGTTTTTGCAGCGGGCCGAAGGCGGGCGGACGGTCGGCGTGCGTCAGCAGGTTGCGGTATTCGCCGGGGTCGGCGGCGTGGTCGTACAGTTCTTCGCCGCCGTCTTTGTAGTGGATCAGGCGGAACCGCGGCCCCCGCACGCTGGTGTTGCCGCGGCCGTGGGTGGTGACCGCGACGTGCTCCCACGCGGCGTCCGGGTCCTCCAACAGAGGCCGCAGGCTGGGGGCGTCGAACTCTCCGGCAGGGGCGACGCCGCACAGGTCGCACAGCGTGGGGAACAGGCTCGTCAGTTCGACCGGGGCGTCGCACCGCGTTCCCGCGTCGGTCACGCCGGGGGCGACGATCATCAGCGGCACCCGGGTGGCCCGCTCCCAGAGGGTGAACTTCCGCCAGTGCTCCTTCTCGCCGAGGTGCCAGCCGTGGTCGCCCCACAGCACGATGATCGTGTTGTCCGCCCGGCCGGAGGCGTCCAAGGCGTCCAGCAGCCGGCCGACCTGCCCGTCGGCGTAGCGGATGTTCGCGAGGTACGCCCGCACCGCGGCGCCCCACTGGTCAGCCTGAGTGACGGCGGCGTGGTCGCCGTCCGGCTTCGCCATCCGCACGCCGGCGGGCGGCAGGTCGCTCAGATCGTCCTTCGGCGCGGCGGGCAACGTCGGGTTCTCGGGGACGGCGTCGAAGTATTTCTGCGGGACGAACCACGGCAGATGCGGGCGATACAGCCCGACGGCGGTGAACCGCGGGGCGTCGCCGGCCGGGTCGTCTTTGATTACGCCGGTCGCCCAATCGACGAGTTGGGTGTCGCCCATCGCCTCATCGCCGACCTCCAACGGGGCCCAGTCGAAATGACCGCGGCCCAGTCCGTTGGCGGTGCCCCCCTTCGCCTCGTGCGGCACGGGGAAGCCGGGGAGGGGGAGGTATTCGTGCCAGAAGCGTTCGTCCTTCAAGCCCGGGTTGCCGCCGTGGAACAACTTGCCGCCGGCCCGCACCCGATAGCCGGCGTTCTTGAAGGTCTCGGTGAGAACCGGCACGTCCTGCGAAGCGGCGTACCAGTCCTGATCGTTCACGTACAGCCCGGTCGTGGTGGGCCGCAGGCCGGTCATCACCGCCAGCCGGCTGGGATTGCAGGCCGGGGCGGCGCAATGGGCATTGGTGAACAGCGTGCCGCGGGCGGCGAGGCGGTCGAGGTGCGGCGTGTGCGTGTCCGGGTGCCCGCCGGCCAGCGGGCTGCGGTCGTTCGTCAGGCAGCCGATCCAGTCGTTCAGATCGTCCACCGCGATGAACAGCACGTCCGGCCGGGCCGGGGCCTTCGCCGGGGCGTCCTCCGCGGGAGCCGGGCGGGCGGCGGCGAGCCAGAGCAGAGCGAGGGCGAAGACCGCGACCCCGCGGGAGCTGAGCACGAAACGCATCGGGGCCTCGGGAGCGAATCGGGGCGAAAAGGGGCGAACGCCCCACCCTGACGAGCTTCCGCGATCGGTACAACATGCCCCGGACTCCCATTAGAGTTTGTCGATCGCCCCGTCGTTCGGGGTTCCCGCCCCCTTTCACCCCGCCTGTTCCATGCTCGCCCCGACGCTCGCCGCGGCCCTGGTCGCCCCGGCCCTGCTGCTCGCCGCCCCCGATCACCACGAAGAAAAGGCGTCCTCCGGCGCCACGGTCCTGTTCGACGGCTCCTCCACCGACGCCTGGGAGAAGTACACCGGCGGGGAGATCGGCTCCAAGTGGGTCGTCGAAGACGACGCCCTGCACTTCCTCGGCAACGAGGGCCAGGGCAGCGGCGGGGACATCCAGACCAAGCAGACCTTCGGCGACTTCGACCTGCGGTTCGAGTTCAAGGTCGCCGAGGGCGCTAACAGCGGCGTGATCTACGGCGTGGTCCCCAAGAAGGGCGAGCCGGCCTACAAGACCGGCCCCGAGTATCAGATCCTCGACGACTCCAAGCACGGCGACGGCAAGAACCCCAAGACCAGCGCCGCCGCCCTGTACGCCCTGTACGCGCCGCAGGTGCATAAAACCTGCCCCGCGACCGGCGCCGTCCCCTGCCCGCACACCCCCAAGCCGATGAAGGCCGTTGGCGAGTGGAACAGCGGCCGGATTGTGAAGACCGGCGCCCGCATCCGCCACTACCTCAACGGCGTGAAGGTGGTCGACGTGCGGCTGGACTCCCCCGAGTTCAAGGAAGCCGTCGCCAACAGCAAGTTCAAGGGGTGGAACGAGTTCGCCCAGCCGCTCGCCAAGAATGAGAAGACCCGCATCGTGCTGCAGGACCACGGCAACTCCGTCTGGTTCCGCAACGTGACCGTGCAGAAGCCGACCCTCACCGAAGACGGCCCGCTGCTGGAAGGCTGAACGCCGACGGAACTGAACTGAACCGAGCTGAACCGAGCTGAACCGAGCTGAACCGAGCTGAACCGAGCGGTTCGGCGAAACGTTCGCACCGCGGCCGGGGTTCCTTCGGGAGCCCCGGCCGCTTTGCGTAAGATGGCCGCCGACGGCCCCTTCCCTCTTCGCACCGGACGCTGCATGTTCGTCGCCCCGCTCCTGTTCGCCGCCCTCGCCGCGGGCGACGTCGCCCTGACGCCCGTCCCCTTCCCCGCGGACGCCGAACTGCGGGACGTGCACGGGGCCCGCACCACGCTGGGCGCGGCGCTCGCCGACGAGAGCGGCGAACCGGCCCGGGCCGCGGTGATCGTGTTCGTGGGAACCGAGTGCCCGCTGGTGCAGATCACGGCCCCCCGGCTGCGGGCCGTCGCGGAGGAGGGTCGGAAGGACGGCGTGCGGCTCGTGCTGGTCGACGCCAACCGGCAGGACTCGCTGAGCGACCTCGCCGAGTTTCGCACCCGGCACGAGTTCGACAAAGCCGGCGTGCCGGTCCTCAAAGACCCCGGTAACACGCTGGCCGACGCGCTGAAGGCCGAACGCACGCCGGAGGTGCTGATCTTCGGTCCGTCGGGGAAAGACGGCCGCACGCTGCGGTATCGCGGGCGGATCGACGATCAGTACGGCGTGGGCACCGCGAAGGCGTCCGCGTCGCGGGATGATTTCGGCCTCGCATTGGCCAGCGTGCTGAAGGGCGAACCGGTCGCGGAGCCGGCGACGGAGGTCGTCGGCTGCAAGATCGGCCGCGCCCGCGAGGTCGATCCGAACGCCGCCGTCACCTGGGCGAGCGGTCCGGACGGGGCTCCCGGCGCCGCGGCGGTGATCTTCGACAAGTGCGCCCCCTGCCACCGCCCCGGCGAGGCGGCGCCCTTCGCCCTGCTGGACTACGAGGAAGCCGCCGGCTGGGGGCCGATGCTGGCCGAGGTCGTCAAAGAGGACCGCATGCCGCCCTGGCCCGCCGACCCGGCCCACGGGGAGTTCAGCAACGACGCCCGCCTCTCCGCCGCGGAGAAGGAAACGCTGCTGACCTGGGTGAAGGCCGGCTGCCCCGAGGGCGACGCCGACGCCGCCCCGGCCCCGCCGACGTTCGCCGAGGGTTGGCGGATCGGCGAGCCCGACGCCGTCTTCGCCATGGCCGACGAGCCCGCCCAGGTGCCGGCCGAGGGGGTGATCGATTACCGCTACCTCCGCGTCGACCCGGGCTTCACCGAAGACAAATACGTCGTCGCCGCGGAGCCCCGGCCGGGCAACCCGGCGGTGGTGCATCACATCATCGTGCGGGTGATCCCGCCGGACGCCAACAAGAAGATCAACGCCGGCGACGCCCTGATCGGCTACGCCCCCGGCCTGCCGCCGATGCAGCTCAAGCCCGGTCAGGCGTTCAAGATCAAAGCCGGTTCGCAGTTCCTGTTCGAAATGCACTACACCGCCAACGGCCGGCCGGCGACGGACCTGTCGCACGTCGGGTTAAAGTTCCTCGACCCCGCGGAGTTCGGCGGGGAGGAGAGCCTCACGCTGGTCCGCAGCGAGGCCGTGATGACCCACCGCTTCGAGATCCCTCCCGGGGCGAAGTCCCACGAAGTGACGGCCTCCCGCAAGGCCCCCGGCGACTTCACCCTGCTGGCCCTCACCCCGCACATGCACTTCCGCGGCGCCAGTTTTCGCTACGACCTGACGACGCCCGACGGCGAGACGAAGACCCTACTGAACGTGCCGGAGTACGACTTCAACTGGCAGCTCCGCTACGACCTCGCCGAGCCGCTGCGGGTGAAGAAGGGCTCCACGATCACCTGCACGGCGACCTTCGACAACAGCGCCGGCAACCCCCGCAACCCGGACCCGACCGTCGCCGTCCGCTGGGGCGAGCAAAGCTGGGAAGAGATGATGATCGGCTTCCTGCTGATCGCCTCGGAGTGAGGCGGCCCGGGGGTCGTAGGGCGAGGGACGGAGGGCGAGGGGCGTCGGCCTGACGGCGTGCGGGGGGTTCCGGCGGTCCCCCACGCGTCGGCGCTGGCCGATCCGCTACAATGGAGAACCGACCTCCCCACGCTGATTGTCATGCCCGATCTCGCCCCCGCCGACGCTGACGCCGCCGACCAGGCGCTGCCGAACCGCCTGCCCGTCGTCGACTCCGCCGCAGAGGCGAAGTCGACCGGCGACGGCTGCGACTCGAACGGTTCGACGACCACCACCCAGGCCAAGGGCTCCACGGAGGTCGGCAGCTACTTCGTCTCGAACTACCCGCCGTTTTCCCAGTGGACGAAGGAGGCCGTGCCCGCGGCGCTGGACGCCCTGAACGGCAAGCCCCCGAGCGGGGCGATCGACCCGTCGATCCCGCTGGGGTTGTATATCCACATCCCCTTCTGCCGGAAGCGCTGTAAGTTCTGCTATTTCCGCGTCTATACGCAACAGAACGCCAAAACCGTGCGGGGCTACGTGGACAGCCTCGAAGCGGAGTTCGCCAAGCTAGAAAACACGCCCGGCGTGCAGGGCCGGGAGCTGGAGTTCGCCTACTTCGGCGGCGGGACGCCCAGCTATTTGAGCAGCAAACAGCTCCGCAGCATGCGGGACAAGCTGCAAACGCACCTGAACTGGGAGACCGCCCGCGAGGTCACCTTCGAGTGCGAACCCGGCACGCTCAACGAGGAAAAAGTCCAGACCCTCAAGGAGATCGGCGTCACCCGCCTGTCGCTGGGGATCGAAAACTTCGACGACACAATCCTGGAGGTCAACGGCCGGGCCCACCTTACGCCGGAGGTTTATCAGGCGTGGGAGTGGATCAAAGCGGCCGACTTCCCGCAGGTGAATATCGACTTGATCGCCGGGATGATCGGGGAAACGGACGAGAACTGGCAGCGGAACTTGGAGGAGGCCGCCAAGCTCGAGCCGGACAACGTGACCGTCTATCAGATGGAGTTGCCGCACAACACGATTATCTCCAAGGAGATTAAAGAGCTGGGCGTCGACAGCCCCATCGCGGACTGGGACACCAAGCGCCGCTGGATGGACGAAACGATCGATTTCCTCGCCGGCTACGGCTACGTGCCGTCCTCCGGCAACGAGTTCGTCAAGAGCCGAGAAAACGATCGTTTCGTCTACCGGGACAGTCTGTGGCGCGGCGCCGACCTGCTGGCGACCGGCGTGAGCAGCTTCGGGCACTTCCAGGGGGTGCATTATCAGAACCTGGATAAGATCGACGATTATCAGGCCGCCGTC
Coding sequences within:
- a CDS encoding nuclear transport factor 2 family protein, which gives rise to MLAVLPPLLLAGLLAAPPTEPAVDVSAARTAAELDAFWAEAARTVRNGDAAGYTALYHPDAVFVSDVKGTVAPIAEQLEKWNPGFEETKAGETVAEVSFRFTQRLHGPTTAHETGLFRYVSHAPGATGEPAFVRFEALLVRGPDGWRWVMERQLGVVTEREWEAARAAAETLRR
- a CDS encoding Lpg1974 family pore-forming outer membrane protein yields the protein MPTVARSLTTALLSGAALCAAPHAFAQQYAVPAGEAIVLDGGAGGGGHVDPQMHTAYRTASAGGDFVGGPMGGPVMGGPGAGYPMTGGEMVAESYPVMRSTQYPSPGGGGYVFDDPTYAGPIVSDSVCDGACDVGCDAGSPYGRVIYDSGVSGGYGGGYGAGLYNDVCGSCGTTGCTPATCDPTCEGDLACGGPVVCNKFGRCGKFYTNATAKQACGLSAGYAFLFLRPHQGDATAAVTRTPTGQGVASMRQDFDFDLASGSRIYAELIRPDAVGLRVTWSGLEADSDRQEFAGTTVNAAPGVTSAAIPALFALDTNSPSGVVTAGAGNVLMTESEVQFSNFDVDATRRLRAGNWLLNTGGGLRFARLDQEYSATVVGRNAGEASSSMAFHGAGLTGFAEARRPIGNSGFAFVSAGRISLLAGENETDARVSQGGQVLTGSSTRNDFVPTGELQVGGEWSAWVNPNTLFFTQLAYEGHVWGGVGSPGSAEGNVGFTGFNLTLGLEW
- a CDS encoding CAP domain-containing protein; amino-acid sequence: MPLAPTAPLLAALLTPGLLFQDAVVPPAAPPAPADAPAETTAEPADEHGTIKLPPTGGERRTADRADLEQAEKIIIDLTNEFRKKNDLKPVTRDETLAEAAEKFGAYLAQQGVFGHRAGGTKPSERVTAAGYDYCTVRENLAYHFDTFGFKAEKLANESVTGWINSPGHRANLLAEDVTETGVGVVHDAESGRYFSVQLFALPASAAVQFEVENRTGAPQTYRVGDREYTLPPRYVQTHKSCSPGAVKVVLNPAPPSAATGTEGENADAASGPTLELSSGQVLILRSGPDGGVDPEVWTPPAEETEETNGTTPR
- a CDS encoding sulfatase — protein: MLSSRGVAVFALALLWLAAARPAPAEDAPAKAPARPDVLFIAVDDLNDWIGCLTNDRSPLAGGHPDTHTPHLDRLAARGTLFTNAHCAAPACNPSRLAVMTGLRPTTTGLYVNDQDWYAASQDVPVLTETFKNAGYRVRAGGKLFHGGNPGLKDERFWHEYLPLPGFPVPHEAKGGTANGLGRGHFDWAPLEVGDEAMGDTQLVDWATGVIKDDPAGDAPRFTAVGLYRPHLPWFVPQKYFDAVPENPTLPAAPKDDLSDLPPAGVRMAKPDGDHAAVTQADQWGAAVRAYLANIRYADGQVGRLLDALDASGRADNTIIVLWGDHGWHLGEKEHWRKFTLWERATRVPLMIVAPGVTDAGTRCDAPVELTSLFPTLCDLCGVAPAGEFDAPSLRPLLEDPDAAWEHVAVTTHGRGNTSVRGPRFRLIHYKDGGEELYDHAADPGEYRNLLTHADRPPAFGPLQKRLPTDYAPNAPSDKDRPKRRPQGR
- a CDS encoding 3-keto-disaccharide hydrolase codes for the protein MLAPTLAAALVAPALLLAAPDHHEEKASSGATVLFDGSSTDAWEKYTGGEIGSKWVVEDDALHFLGNEGQGSGGDIQTKQTFGDFDLRFEFKVAEGANSGVIYGVVPKKGEPAYKTGPEYQILDDSKHGDGKNPKTSAAALYALYAPQVHKTCPATGAVPCPHTPKPMKAVGEWNSGRIVKTGARIRHYLNGVKVVDVRLDSPEFKEAVANSKFKGWNEFAQPLAKNEKTRIVLQDHGNSVWFRNVTVQKPTLTEDGPLLEG
- a CDS encoding redoxin domain-containing protein gives rise to the protein MFVAPLLFAALAAGDVALTPVPFPADAELRDVHGARTTLGAALADESGEPARAAVIVFVGTECPLVQITAPRLRAVAEEGRKDGVRLVLVDANRQDSLSDLAEFRTRHEFDKAGVPVLKDPGNTLADALKAERTPEVLIFGPSGKDGRTLRYRGRIDDQYGVGTAKASASRDDFGLALASVLKGEPVAEPATEVVGCKIGRAREVDPNAAVTWASGPDGAPGAAAVIFDKCAPCHRPGEAAPFALLDYEEAAGWGPMLAEVVKEDRMPPWPADPAHGEFSNDARLSAAEKETLLTWVKAGCPEGDADAAPAPPTFAEGWRIGEPDAVFAMADEPAQVPAEGVIDYRYLRVDPGFTEDKYVVAAEPRPGNPAVVHHIIVRVIPPDANKKINAGDALIGYAPGLPPMQLKPGQAFKIKAGSQFLFEMHYTANGRPATDLSHVGLKFLDPAEFGGEESLTLVRSEAVMTHRFEIPPGAKSHEVTASRKAPGDFTLLALTPHMHFRGASFRYDLTTPDGETKTLLNVPEYDFNWQLRYDLAEPLRVKKGSTITCTATFDNSAGNPRNPDPTVAVRWGEQSWEEMMIGFLLIASE
- a CDS encoding coproporphyrinogen-III oxidase family protein, coding for MPDLAPADADAADQALPNRLPVVDSAAEAKSTGDGCDSNGSTTTTQAKGSTEVGSYFVSNYPPFSQWTKEAVPAALDALNGKPPSGAIDPSIPLGLYIHIPFCRKRCKFCYFRVYTQQNAKTVRGYVDSLEAEFAKLENTPGVQGRELEFAYFGGGTPSYLSSKQLRSMRDKLQTHLNWETAREVTFECEPGTLNEEKVQTLKEIGVTRLSLGIENFDDTILEVNGRAHLTPEVYQAWEWIKAADFPQVNIDLIAGMIGETDENWQRNLEEAAKLEPDNVTVYQMELPHNTIISKEIKELGVDSPIADWDTKRRWMDETIDFLAGYGYVPSSGNEFVKSRENDRFVYRDSLWRGADLLATGVSSFGHFQGVHYQNLDKIDDYQAAVAAGDWPINRALVPSKHQQLIREFVLQLKEGRVHVRPFREKFGVDLREEFAEPLKNQTAAGYLNVEGDEIVLTRKGLLQTDSLLPEYFEEQFKRVRYT